Proteins encoded in a region of the Halodesulfovibrio marinisediminis DSM 17456 genome:
- a CDS encoding TlpA family protein disulfide reductase — protein sequence MKSIKSVIHIALLCMAISVLFGAKSAVAEPLKKVDTVEVIKLINSGKGKVTVVNFWASWCPPCREEMPDLVKTRAAFSDDDLLLIGISVDEDVALAEKAVKEFGLNYPVHVAESDVYETFGIQSIPRLLVYDTKGKLVVDHVGPVTFEDLKKLVDEVLKEK from the coding sequence ATGAAATCTATTAAATCCGTAATTCACATTGCATTATTATGCATGGCGATATCTGTCCTTTTCGGGGCGAAGTCAGCCGTAGCTGAACCACTGAAGAAAGTTGATACTGTCGAAGTGATTAAACTTATTAATAGTGGTAAAGGCAAAGTTACGGTTGTGAATTTTTGGGCTTCATGGTGTCCGCCATGTCGTGAAGAGATGCCGGATTTAGTAAAGACGCGTGCTGCGTTTTCTGATGACGATTTGTTGTTGATTGGAATTTCAGTAGATGAAGACGTGGCACTTGCTGAAAAAGCAGTGAAAGAGTTTGGGCTGAATTATCCGGTCCATGTAGCAGAATCTGATGTATATGAAACGTTTGGGATTCAGTCCATTCCACGTCTTCTTGTGTATGATACTAAAGGCAAGCTTGTTGTCGATCACGTAGGCCCTGTGACCTTCGAGGATTTGAAAAAGCTTGTGGATGAAGTTTTAAAGGAAAAATAG
- a CDS encoding N-acetyltransferase, which produces MSEPFIRKAQMRDVKVIHHLLLTCSTQGILLPRSLTQLYNSLREFNVLDPGDGGDIIGCSALSIVWDGLAEIRSLIVDESVRRGGYGRMLVEACLDEARTLGIYKIFTLTYQDAFFQKQGFVEVSKEVLPQKIWADCVNCPKFPECDEIAMLIEIQPDDSGES; this is translated from the coding sequence ATGTCTGAGCCGTTTATTCGCAAAGCACAGATGCGGGATGTGAAGGTAATTCATCACCTGCTGTTAACGTGTTCTACTCAAGGTATCCTTCTTCCTCGTTCATTAACTCAGTTGTACAATAGCCTGCGAGAGTTTAACGTCTTAGACCCTGGTGACGGGGGGGACATTATTGGTTGCTCGGCTCTTTCCATTGTTTGGGACGGATTGGCAGAAATTCGTTCGCTCATAGTTGATGAAAGTGTTCGTCGCGGCGGGTATGGTCGTATGCTTGTAGAAGCATGTTTAGACGAAGCTCGCACATTAGGTATTTACAAAATCTTCACTCTCACATATCAAGATGCCTTTTTTCAGAAGCAAGGCTTCGTAGAAGTGTCGAAGGAAGTACTGCCTCAAAAAATATGGGCAGACTGTGTTAATTGTCCAAAATTCCCCGAGTGTGACGAAATCGCCATGCTCATCGAGATACAACCAGATGATTCTGGAGAGAGTTAA
- the hpt gene encoding hypoxanthine phosphoribosyltransferase produces MEIKELKVVYSEEQIQERVKELAAQINKDFEGKDLVVVCVLKGAFMFFSDLLKHLTVKPEIDFVRCASYGKGTTSSKTVSFTKDLEVSIDGKHVLIVEDIVDTGHTISFLMSQLKARGAESLKLASIVEKVERREIDVVVDYPGFTLEKGFIVGYGMDYAEKYRELGAIYEATVIE; encoded by the coding sequence ATGGAAATCAAGGAACTTAAAGTAGTTTATAGCGAAGAACAGATTCAGGAACGTGTTAAAGAGCTTGCAGCACAGATTAACAAAGACTTTGAAGGTAAAGACCTTGTAGTCGTCTGTGTGCTCAAAGGTGCTTTCATGTTTTTCTCAGATTTATTAAAGCATCTGACCGTTAAACCCGAAATAGATTTTGTGCGTTGTGCCAGCTACGGCAAAGGTACAACTAGCTCTAAAACAGTTTCTTTCACAAAAGACCTTGAAGTTTCCATTGATGGAAAACATGTTCTCATCGTGGAAGACATTGTTGACACTGGTCATACTATCTCCTTCCTCATGTCTCAGCTTAAAGCTCGAGGTGCAGAATCCCTTAAGCTTGCTTCTATTGTAGAAAAAGTTGAGCGTCGCGAAATTGATGTCGTTGTTGACTATCCTGGTTTTACTCTGGAAAAAGGGTTTATTGTCGGGTATGGAATGGACTACGCTGAAAAATATCGTGAGTTGGGAGCTATTTACGAAGCAACTGTGATCGAATAA